In Gossypium arboreum isolate Shixiya-1 chromosome 6, ASM2569848v2, whole genome shotgun sequence, the following are encoded in one genomic region:
- the LOC108486666 gene encoding probable ADP-ribosylation factor GTPase-activating protein AGD14, giving the protein MASRLKEDEKNERIIRALLKQSENRRCINCNSLGPQYVCTSFWTFVCTTCSGIHREFTHRVKSVSMAKFTSQEVSALQEGGNQRAKEIYFKEWDPQRNSVPDRSNVERLRDFIKHVYVDRRYSGGRNYDKPPRGKMGDKEDFYENRRTDGYQGGSRTPPYEDTYERRFSERSSPGGRNDDRNSRYGYDERSPGYDQESRQYSDYRSPGRHEVVNDWRREDRFANGRKPEDHRVSDGDPKLEGRSPERPKDLESSGPPVARPVREILGENVVSLRISEPPKVNGSRTIDGPQTQRTASSSSLGSTGRNPAEVQLEMTGSLIDFDADPEPPVASTVTQAPQTTETQSVVQTISSSNDQNWASFDFASQKNVSQARSNMNTLDSVLSQLSVPASVPGDQSGVYSSGGGQIPASMANVNGTPLGINTNIAFTGQIEMSPFGTAAPAAAPVSNFTTLPSTGALAAAPGLMPVNGGSSQVGGYNAEQQPNMQQQQQTSFFSAAGGQCTTQQFIPPVDGASTNQPWNFAPSQHMLGPLSASVAQIPQAVSKPTQDATSTVASKPPIETKESGRKELPPDLFASNYPSYTAAAPGWQTGPPHGMGLTMQYNTAVPMSSFPQSSRSINPFDLGSEAPAVQTQTFPSMASLQGALPNMSPPSGPVRTSGLGTPSPAWMSPQSLPYASGMLLQLPYASSVAQRPYQGAQLPNSLPPSSHQIGGIGSEVSFSFVNTNQQVAGRLAAPAAPHPFSSVGGNPFG; this is encoded by the exons ATGGCGAGTCGACTAAAGGAAGATGAGAAAAATGAGCGAATAATTCGGGCTCTTCTCAAACAATCAGAGAATCGTAGATGTATTAACTGCAACAGTTTG GGGCCTCAATATGTTTGCACAAGTTTCTGGACATTTGTTTGCACCACCTGCAGTGGAATACA TCGGGAGTTCACACACAGAGTTAAATCAGTATCTATGGCTAAATTTACTTCTCAAGAAGTTAGTGCTCTTCAAGAAGGGGGAAATCAG CGTGCAAAAGAAATCTATTTTAAAGAATGGGATCCACAGCGTAATTCTGTCCCTGACAGGAG CAATGTTGAGAGGCTCCGTGACTTCATTAAGCATGTCTATGTGGATAGAAGATATAGTGGTGGGAGAAACTATGACAAGCCTCCTAGAGGAAAGATG GGTGACAAGGAAGACTTTTATGAGAATAGGAGGACAGATGGATATCAAGGAGGGTCCAGAACTCCACCATATGAAGATACATATGAACGCCGTTTCAGTGAAAGGTCCAGTCCAGGAGGAAGAAATGATGACAGAAATTCCAGATATGGTTATGATGAAAGAAGCCCTGGATATGATCAAGAAAGTCGACAATATAGTGACTACAGAAGTCCTGGTCGCCATGAAGTTGTCAATGACTGGCGCCGAGAAGATAGATTTGCTAATGGGAGGAAACCTGAAGATCATAGAGTATCTGATGGAGATCCAAAGTTGGAAGGTAGGTCACCTGAGCGACCAAAAGATCTAGAGTCGTCCGGTCCCCCAGTGGCTCGTCCTGTTAGAGAAATTTTGGGTGAAAATGTAGTCTCCCTTCGTATAAGTGAGCCTCCAAAAGTAAATGGCAGCAGAACTATTGATGGCCCTCAAACACAG AGAACTGCATCTTCTAGCAGCTTAGGATCTACAGGCAGGAATCCAGCAGAAGTTCAGCTGGAGATGACTGGGAGCTTAATTGATTTTGATGCTGATCCAGAACCTCCTGTTGCTTCCACAGTTACTCAGGCACCACAAACAACTGAGACTCAATCTGTTGTACAGACAATAAGTTCTAGCAATGACCAAAACTGGGCCTCTTTTGATTTTGCTTCTCAGAAAAATGTTTCTCAGGCTCGTTCAAATATGAACACCCTGGACTCCGTTCTTTCTCAATTGTCCGTTCCAGCATCTGTACCTGGTGATCAATCAGGAGTTTATAGCAGTGGCGGTGGACAAATACCTGCTTCTATGGCCAATGTGAATGGAACACCTCTTGGCATCAACACCAATATTGCATTCACAGGGCAGATCGAAATGTCACCCTTTGGTACTGCTGCTCCTGCAGCTGCACCAGTTAGCAATTTCACAACACTGCCTTCTACTGGTGCTTTGGCAGCTGCCCCTGGATTGATGCCTGTCAACGGTGGTAGTTCCCAGGTTGGTGGTTATAATGCTGAACAACAGCCTAATATGCAGCAGCAGCAACAGACTTCTTTTTTCTCTGCAGCTGGTGGTCAGTGTACTACCCAACAATTTATTCCACCTGTTGATGGAGCTTCAACCAATCAG CCATGGAACTTTGCTCCTTCACAGCATATGCTGGGGCCTTTGAGTGCATCAGTTGCACAAATACCTCAAGCTGTCTCAAAACCTACCCAAGATGCCACTTCTACAGTTGCATCAAAGCCGCCTATAGAAACAAAAGAAAGTGGAAGAAAGGAACTACCTCCG GATCTATTTGCTTCAAACTATCCTTCCTATACTGCTGCTGCACCAGGGTGGCAAACTGGCCCACCACATGGGATGGGTTTGACGATGCAATATAATACTGCAGTG CCAATGTCTTCATTTCCACAGTCATCAAGGTCAATAAACCCATTTGATCTTGGCAGTGAAGCACCTGCAGTTCAAACTCAAACA TTTCCATCAATGGCTTCCTTACAAGGTGCACTACCAAATATGTCACCTCCTTCTGGCCCAGTGCGTACTTCTGGCCTTGGTACTCCATCACCAGCATGGATGTCACCTCAGTCTTTACCTTATGCATCAGGGATGTTATTGCAGTTACCTTATGCATCATCAGTGGCACAAC GGCCGTACCAAGGAGCACAGTTACCTAATAGCTTGCCACCTTCCAG CCATCAAATTGGCGGCATCGGCAGTGAAGTGTCTTTTAGTTTCGTAAATACCAATCAACAGGTGGCTGGTAGATTGGCAGCACCAGCTGCCCCACATCCATTCTCTTCTGTTGGGGGTAACCCGTTTGGCTAA